Proteins encoded in a region of the candidate division TA06 bacterium genome:
- the hemW gene encoding radical SAM family heme chaperone HemW, with translation MNSVYIHIPFCLAKCHYCGFNSRPLRQPAELKKYFQALVREIAGHRNEIKDIKTIYLGGGTPTIASVALLGKAMNELRPWSSNAELTIEANPGTVTLEKLRFLRQMGFNRLSLGVQSFNDDLLKQMGRVHTGRQAANAFDLGSRAGFDNISLDLIYALPGQSLKDWKNDLEKALALGPRHISLYSLTYEKNTEFKKQKAEGRITPGDEETEADMYLEAVSRLDRAGLKRYEVSNFARKGFCSAHNINYWRAGDYLGFGAGAHSHRGGKRWSNMKNVERYLRSINGGQSPADFRETLSSEQQRFEALFLGLRMVRGIDIKEFQSKFGSSPLEHKPQVWLRWKEQGWAKWDKKYLRLTPKGLLLADGLAVDLV, from the coding sequence ATGAACTCAGTTTACATCCATATTCCCTTTTGCCTAGCCAAGTGCCATTACTGCGGGTTCAACTCCAGGCCTTTGCGGCAACCGGCCGAGCTTAAAAAATATTTCCAAGCGCTGGTCCGGGAGATCGCCGGCCACCGAAACGAAATCAAAGATATAAAGACAATCTATTTGGGCGGAGGCACTCCCACCATAGCTTCGGTCGCTTTGCTCGGGAAGGCCATGAACGAACTCCGGCCCTGGTCGTCTAATGCCGAATTGACCATAGAAGCCAACCCCGGAACGGTTACCCTGGAAAAGCTGAGATTCTTACGGCAAATGGGTTTCAACCGCCTAAGTCTGGGAGTGCAGTCGTTCAACGATGATTTGTTGAAGCAGATGGGCCGGGTCCATACCGGCCGTCAGGCCGCCAACGCCTTTGACCTGGGGTCCCGGGCTGGCTTCGACAACATCAGCCTTGACCTGATCTACGCCCTGCCCGGGCAATCATTAAAAGATTGGAAGAATGACCTGGAGAAGGCGCTGGCGCTTGGACCCCGGCACATATCGCTTTATTCGCTGACTTACGAGAAGAATACGGAATTCAAAAAGCAAAAAGCAGAAGGCAGAATAACACCAGGTGACGAAGAGACAGAGGCCGATATGTATCTGGAGGCCGTCAGTCGGCTGGACCGGGCCGGCCTGAAACGCTACGAGGTATCCAACTTCGCCCGGAAGGGTTTTTGCTCGGCCCACAACATCAATTACTGGCGGGCCGGAGATTACCTGGGTTTCGGGGCCGGAGCCCATTCGCACCGGGGCGGCAAAAGGTGGAGCAATATGAAGAATGTTGAAAGGTACCTCCGGTCAATCAACGGCGGCCAAAGCCCGGCCGATTTTCGGGAAACCCTTTCGTCGGAGCAACAGCGGTTTGAAGCCCTGTTCCTGGGATTGCGGATGGTCCGGGGGATAGATATCAAAGAATTTCAAAGCAAATTCGGGAGCTCTCCCCTGGAGCATAAGCCGCAGGTCTGGCTCCGGTGGAAAGAACAGGGCTGGGCGAAATGGGACAAAAAATATCTGCGCCTCACGCCCAAAGGCCTGCTGCTGGCCGACGGCCTGGCGGTGGATTTGGTTTAA